A single genomic interval of Xyrauchen texanus isolate HMW12.3.18 chromosome 40, RBS_HiC_50CHRs, whole genome shotgun sequence harbors:
- the LOC127633589 gene encoding alpha/beta-tubulin-N-acetyltransferase 9-like encodes MRINEDTLLEGQKVVLVPYNADHVPRYHEWMSSPDLQKLTASEPLTLEQEYDMQSSWREDDDKCTFIILDKQKWADPSIPEEQCMVGDVNIFLTDPSDPSLAELEIMIAVPYYRGKGLGKEVTRMMMCYGISKLGIRKFEVKIGLDNKISIAMFKKFHFRELSISEVFREVTLGVTVNEALQKVVFGNMDFMQQREYGKARDFRQATIPPISL; translated from the exons ATGAGGATAAACGAAGATACATTACTGGAGGGACAGAAGGTTGTACTGGTGCCTTACAACGCAGATCATGTTCCCAG ataTCATGAATGGATGTCCTCTCCTGATCTGCAGAAGCTGACTGCATCAGAGCCCTTGACACTGGAGCAAGAGTATGACATGCAGAGTAGCTGGAGAGAAGATGATGACA AGTGCACCTTCATTATCTTGGATAAGCAGAAATGGGCAGATCCGAGTATACCAGAAGAACAATGCATGGTGGGAGATGTCAACATTTTCTTAACAGACCCCAGCGACCCTTCCCTGGCTGAGCTGGAGATCATGATCGCAG TTCCCTACTACAGAGGAAAAGGACTCGGCAAAGAAGTAACACGCATGATGATGTGCTATG GAATCAGCAAACTTGGAATTCGAAAGTTTGAAGTCAAGATTGGGTTGGATAACAAAATCAGCATAGCTATGTTCAAGAAATTCCATTTCCGAGAG cTCTCCATCAGTGAAGTTTTTAGGGAGGTCACTCTTGGGGTCACTGTGAACGAAGCATTACAGAAAGTTGTGTTTGGAAACATGGATTTCATGCAGCAAAGAGAATATGGTAAAGCTCGGGACTTTAGACAGGCAACAATCCCACCAATATCTCTGTGA
- the lrrc59 gene encoding leucine-rich repeat-containing protein 59 produces MSKGKVENLKDKIDGNELDLSLSNLTDVPVKELAALPKAMVLDLSCNNLTTLTPEFCSLTHLIKIDLSKNQLVCLPEEIGQLCNLQHLDLYNNKLKMLPIGFSQLRSLKWLDLKDNPLEPTLAKVAGDCLDEKQCKQCASRVLQHMKVLQEEADKEREHRLLKERELEKKKEAKQREKEAREREAQKKKKAEEKEKKRQEYQAQMAALAVQEQQKKKKEEKKKKAAQNQAKKTKSESAPKAKRSLCSLFFSLLLKLLLLVIVGVSSFLAVCQLTELRKEAFCVPLNVHFEETVRWAQGLDVVQQIVKKMSDLRA; encoded by the exons ATGAGTAAAGGCAAAGTTGAGAACCTTAAAGACAAAATAGATGGCAATGAGCTTGATCTGAGTCTCAGTAACCTCACAGATGTGCCAGTCAAGGAACTG GCTGCACTTCCAAAGGCAATGGTTTTGGATCTGTCCTGTAATAACCTCACAACCCTGACT CCGGAATTCTGCAGCTTGACTCATCTTATCAAAATTGACCTGAGCAAGAACCAGCTAGTCTGCTTACCGGAAGAAATCGGACAACTCTGTAATCTCCAGCACCTGGATTTATACAACAACAAACTGAAAATGCTTCCCATTGGCTTCTCTCAGCTCAGG AGTCTGAAATGGCTGGATCTGAAGGATAACCCCTTGGAGCCAACCCTGGCCAAAGTTGCAGGGGATTGCTTGGACGAGAAGCAATGCAAACAGTGTGCATCCAGA GTTCTCCAGCACATGAAGGTTCTGCAGGAGGAAGCCGACAAGGAGCGAGAACATCGACTTTTAAAAGAGAGGG aactagaaaagaaaaaagaagccaAGCAGAGAGAAAAGGAGGCCAGAGAAAGGGaagcacagaagaagaaaaaagcggaagagaaagagaagaagagACAAGAGTATCAAGCACAGATGGCTGCTCTTGCTGTACAGGAACAacagaaaaagaagaaagaagagaagaaaaagaaagcagcTCAAAATCAAG CTAAAAAGACAAAATCAGAGTCTGCACCCAAAGCCAAGCGGTCCTTGTGTTCCCTGTTCTTCTCACTCCTCCTAAAACTCCTGCTCCTAGTCATTGTGGGAGTGTCAAGCTTCTTAGCAGTTTGTCAGTTGACTGAACTAAGGAAGGAGGCGTTCTGTGTTCCACTTAACGTGCACTTTGAGGAGACTGTGAGATGGGCTCAGGGTCTGGATGTCGTGCAGCAAATCgttaaaaaaatgtctgatcTCAGAGCATAA
- the LOC127633159 gene encoding 5-hydroxytryptamine receptor 3A-like, with amino-acid sequence MTFVNAHAEGVLPKRVCSKQDVLDYLNLTRDNEKFTTCRPALDWMHPTILYIDIYLYGILSVIWNNERISWNPQDFCGINEVILPKEMLWKPDLFVLETAEKEDGPLSPYLSISHDGKVIMEDDHKIVSTCTMNIHKFPFDTQTCHFTVSSINHSDEEIKLVPASNASKVTQTAREYLMTQGEWEFLNISVSHQRENFNGRTFEIIKYTISIRRMPLMHVINFQLPILFFLIVDLASFLIPDRGEKLCFKVTVLLGISVLLLLLNDILPSKSHKCPLIAMYVIVIFSFMLLSLLETILVIHLINLNSEQDGKEPIQRPEILNTLRLGGTDTPNFETDKRKADCISELEAPFESLVLKEIYKEKMNDVHLLQIILEELQSLKQTLVLYAWKDNNHQNMLAL; translated from the exons ATGACCTTTGTGAATGCTCATGCAGAAGGAGTTCTCCCCAAACGAGTATGCAGTAAGCAAGACGTTCTAGACTACTTAAATCTTACCAGAGACAATGAGAAATTCACAACCTGTCGTCCTGCACTGGATTGGATGCATCCCACCATCCTGTACATCGATATTTATCTCTATGGTATCCTCTCGGTG ATCTGGAACAACGAGCGAATCTCTTGGAATCCTCAGGATTTTTGTGGTATTAACGAAGTGATTTTACCAAAAGAGATGCTTTGGAAACCAGATCTCTTTGTACTTGAGAC TGCAGAGAAGGAAGATGGACCACTGAGCCCATACTTGTCAATTTCTCATGATGGAAAGGTGATAATGGAAGATGACCATAAAATTGTCAGCACCTGCACAATGAATATACACAAATTTCCTTTTGATACCCAAACTTGCCACTTCACAGTTTCTTCTATTAATCACTCAG ATGAAGAAATAAAGCTGGTTCCTGCCTCAAATGCGTCAAAGGTGACACAGACAGCTCGAGAGTACCTAATGACACAAGGAGAGTGGGAGTTCTTAAACATTTCAGTCTCACACCAGAGAGAGAATTTTAATGGCCgaacatttgaaataattaagTACACG ATCTCCATCAGAAGGATGCCCTTGATGCATGTCATCAACTTTCAGCTTCCTATATTATTTTTTCTCATTGTGGACCTAGCTTCTTTCTTAATACCTGACAGAGGGGAAAAACTATGCTTCAAAGTAACTGTACTATTAGGTATCTCTGTTCTTCTACTCCTCCTAAATGATATCCTGCCATCCAAGTCTCACAAATGTCCTCTGATAG CAATGTATGTCATTGTCATCTTTTCTTTCATGTTATTGAGCCTTCTGGAGACAATTTTGGTGATACACTTAATAAATCTGAACTCTGAACAAGACGGTAAGGAACCTATTCAGAGACCTGAAATTCTCAATACATTACGACTTGGGGGAACTGACACCCCCAATTTTGAGACAG ATAAAAGGAAAGCTGACTGTATTTCTGAATTGGAGGCTCCCTTTGAGTCTCTGGTGTTGAAGGAAATATACAAAGAAAAAATGAACGATGTGCACCTATTGCAGATTATCCTGGAAGAACTTCAGTCCCTCAAACAGACTCTGGTTCTCTATGCATGGAAAGACAATAACCATCAGAA TATGCTTGCCTTGTGA